A window of the Henckelia pumila isolate YLH828 chromosome 3, ASM3356847v2, whole genome shotgun sequence genome harbors these coding sequences:
- the LOC140887650 gene encoding zinc finger protein JACKDAW-like isoform X2, giving the protein MMSGDVFSVPISSTKIFPQELEQNPNPKPTSNKKRRNLPGTPDAEVIALSPTTLMAKNRFLCEICNKGFQRDQNLQLHRRGHNLPWKLKQRANKDQIKKKVYICPEKTCVHHDPARALGDLTGVKKHFSRKHGEKKWKCEKCSKKYAVQSDWKAHSKTCGTREYKCDCGTLFSRRDSFITHRAFCDALAEESSRITASAPNLNFGNDSNSNLIMNSQLNNLAQRFSNSGSGIHHLNPTSFVGAGNSVLMEHHQQKPRLSLWLDLQTNSQLINNNNPMDHQSSNLYIPSNNPTPFPDQIMQMSSNFGSNYANNNLSLSPLPPPQNQLKEETMIMNKGSCTNTLMADSLASLYNSDHQNQTHNNPSKSSNSIPMSATALLQKAAQMGSTKSNPALFGNTTTHAVGLMNSSSSSSAASPSANTLSFNNPFTQNRSELHQVFGKNPDQISVNPTCMKEASGNKMMNFGSSTSGALMNLDSGLRGVDQNGLTRDFLGMGGGDDGGGGGGGGGPMFFPQELANLASMSSAMVLSHFSSNHHQLS; this is encoded by the exons ATGATGTCTGGTGATGTGTTTTCTGTACCCATTTCTTCAACCAAAATCTTCCCTCAAGAATTAGAGCAaaaccctaaccctaaacccaCCTCAaacaagaagagaagaaacTTACCAGGAACCCCTG ATGCAGAAGTCATCGCCCTCTCACCCACCACACTCATGGCTAAGAACAGATTCCTGTGCGAAATCTGCAACAAAGGTTTCCAGAGAGACCAAAACCTTCAGCTCCACAGAAGAGGCCACAACCTCCCATGGAAGCTGAAGCAAAGAGCAAACAAAGACCAGATCAAGAAGAAAGTTTACATTTGCCCAGAAAAAACCTGCGTGCACCACGACCCGGCTCGGGCCCTTGGGGATTTGACCGGAGTCAAGAAACATTTCAGCAGGAAACATGGCGAGAAGAAGTGGAAATGTGAGAAATGTTCCAAGAAATATGCAGTCCAGTCTGATTGGAAAGCTCACTCCAAGACCTGTGGGACTAGAGAGTACAAATGTGACTGTGGCACACTGTTTTccag gAGAGATAGTTTCATCACACACAGAGCTTTCTGTGATGCTTTAGCTGAGGAGAGTTCAAGAATCACAGCATCGGCACCGAATCTGAACTTCGGCAACGACTCAAATTCGAATCTGATCATGAATTCACAGCTCAACAATTTGGCTCAAAGATTTTCGAATTCCGGATCAGGGATTCATCATCTCAATCCAACTAGTTTCGTGGGTGCAGGAAACTCAGTACTTATGGAACATCATCAGCAGAAGCCAAGATTATCACTGTGGTTGGATCTTCAAACAAATTCTCAACTCATCAACAACAATAATCCCATGGATCATCAAAGTTCAAATCTTTATATTCCCTCGAATAATCCAACTCCATTTCCTGATCAAATCATGCAAATGTCATCCAATTTCGGTTCAAACTACGCGAATAATAATCTCTCCTTATCTCCATTGCCTCCACCGCAAAACCAGCTGAAAGAGGAGACTATGATCATGAACAAAGGGAGCTGCACAAACACATTAATGGCGGATTCTTTAGCATCCCTTTACAACTCCgatcatcaaaatcaaacccacaacaatccatcaaaatcTTCCAATTCGATTCCCATGTCCGCCACCGCATTGCTACAGAAAGCAGCTCAAATGGGTTCCACCAAAAGCAATCCGGCTCTCTTCGGCAACACTACTACTCATGCCGTCGGTTTGAtgaattcttcttcttcatcttctgCAGCTTCTCCCTCTGCAAACACTCTATCTTTCAACAATCCTTTTACTCAGAACAGAAGCGAATTACACCAGGTTTTCGGGAAGAACCCGGATCAGATTAGCGTCAATCCCACCTGCATGAAAGAAGCTTCCGGGAACAAGATGATGAATTTCGGCTCTTCTACGAGTGGTGCGTTGATGAATTTGGATTCCGGGTTGCGTGGGGTGGATCAGAACGGTTTGACGAGGGATTTTCTTGGTATGGGCGGCGGAGATGACGGCGGCGGAGGAGGAGGCGGAGGCGGCCCTATGTTTTTCCCGCAGGAGCTGGCGAATTTGGCTTCGATGAGTTCGGCTATGGTGCTGAGCCACTTCAGTAGCAATCATCATCAGCtctcttaa
- the LOC140892601 gene encoding fasciclin-like arabinogalactan protein 11 translates to MKRLFSTFPLIFLFLIHFHPISGQSPAAAPAPPGPDNLTSILEKASQFTTFIHLLQSTKVGDQIYIQLNNSNQGLTIFAPTDNSFSNLKPGTLNSFTDQQKVELIQFHVIPVLLSPPQFQTASNPLRTQAGGSEGQFTLNVTATGDQVNVTTGVTNATIGNTVYRDDQLAVYQVDQVLLPLSFFMPPPPVSAPSKPKEGATSPDASSDSDGDSPPDSSGANYRSGYLFLAIFSLMLVLAAFS, encoded by the coding sequence ATGAAAAGGCTTTTCTCCACATTCCCCCTTATTTTCCTCTTCCTTATTCATTTCCATCCAATCTCCGGCCAGTCACCAGCAGCCGCTCCAGCACCACCGGGACCAGACAACCTCACTTCCATACTTGAAAAGGCCAGTCAATTCACCACATTCATCCACCTCTTACAGAGCACCAAAGTAGGAGACCAGATATATATCCAACTCAACAATTCAAACCAAGGGCTGACCATTTTCGCTCCAACCGACAACTCCTTCTCCAACCTCAAGCCAGGCACACTGAACTCCTTCACAGATCAACAGAAAGTCGAACTTATTCAATTTCACGTCATACCTGTACTTTTATCACCACCACAGTTCCAAACCGCGAGTAATCCCCTACGCACCCAAGCAGGTGGGAGCGAAGGCCAGTTCACATTAAATGTAACTGCAACAGGAGATCAGGTGAACGTCACAACCGGAGTGACTAATGCAACAATAGGCAACACAGTATACAGAGATGACCAGTTAGCAGTGTACCAAGTGGATCAAGTGCTGCTCCCACTGAGCTTTTTCATGCCTCCACCACCTGTTTCTGCACCATCAAAGCCCAAGGAAGGTGCCACATCACCAGATGCTTCATCGGATTCTGATGGAGATAGTCCACCAGATTCTTCCGGGGCAAATTATCGGTCAGGATACCTGTTTCTTGCAATCTTCAGTTTGATGCTAGTTTTGGCTGCATTTTCTTGA
- the LOC140890662 gene encoding probable E3 ubiquitin-protein ligase LUL2 gives MGNIGSSGVHGRRRSSGRRSHPPPPPPQDPQPEITANRYVFAAATPYPPAQYPNPNAPPYYQYPGYYPPPPASMPMPLPAPYDHHHAAAHASWVNGRYPCGPMMQPPAQPYVEHQKAVTIRNDVNLKKETLRIVPDEANPGKHLVAFTFDATVTGSITIIFFAKEGEDCCLSPTKESLHPSITVHFQQGLAQKFKQSSGTGIDLSMFEDGELSKDSDLDVYPLAVKAEACSDSNSGNPDGGSSNSQITQAVFQKDKGEYRVRVVKQILWVNGMRYELQEIYGIGNSVEDEFDANDPGKECVICLSEPRDTTVLPCRHMCMCSECAKVLRFQTNRCPICRQPVERLLEIKVSNGTDQ, from the exons ATGGGTAATATAGGGAGCAGCGGGGTGCACGGGCGGAGAAGGAGCTCCGGCAGGCGGAGCCACCCTCCACCTCCGCCGCCGCAGGATCCGCAGCCCGAGATCACGGCTAACCGATACGTTTTCGCAGCTGCGACGCCGTACCCTCCTGCACAGTACCCTAATCCCAACGCGCCACCTTATTACCAGTACCCGGGTTACTACCCACCACCGCCTGCATCGATGCCGATGCCTCTTCCTGCGCCATACGATCATCACCACGCGGCGGCGCATGCTAGTTGGGTTAACGGGAGGTACCCCTGCGGACCCATGATGCAGCCGCCGGCGCAGCCGTACGTTGAGCACCAGAAAGCGGTCACCATCCGCAACGATGTTaatctgaagaaggaaacttTAAGGATCGTGCCTGATGAAGCAAATCCTGGAAAGCATCTCGTTGCATTCACTTTCGATGCCACTGTGACTGGAAG cattacaataattttttttgccaAGGAAGGTGAAGATTGCTGCTTGAGTCCAACAAAGGAAAGCTTACATCCATCAATCACTGTTCATTTTCAACAAGGTTTAGCCCAGaaatttaaacaatcatcgggCACTGGAATAGACCTTTCGATGTTCGAAGATGGAGAATTGTCAAAAGACAGTGACTTGGACGTGTACCCATTGGCAGTTAAAGCTGAGGCGTGCTCAGATAGCAACAGTGGCAATCCGGACGGTGGATCCTCAAACTCCCAGATAACTCAGGCCGTGTTTCAAAAGGATAAAGGCGAATATCGTGTTAGGGTGGTGAAGCAAATACTATGGGTGAACGGCATGAGATATGAATTACAGGAGATTTATGGGATTGGAAATTCGGTAGAGGATGAATTTGATGCGAATGATCCTGGAAAAGAATGTGTTATATGCCTTTCGGAACCTCGAGACACCACTGTGCTTCCATGTCGACATATG TGTATGTGCAGCGAGTGTGCCAAAGTTTTGAGGTTCCAAACGAACCGGTGTCCAATATGCCGGCAGCCAGTGGAGCGTCTTCTAGAGATCAAGGTCAGCAATGGTACCGATCAATGA
- the LOC140891021 gene encoding dnaJ protein P58IPK homolog, translated as MKFCGFDLVAWRGFMFSLFILNFVFCCQLILLQPLVAAIDGKTGDAAALFERVSESIKMKKYSEALADLNAAIGADPALSEAYWRRASVLRQLCRYEESEKSYKKFLEMKPGNSVAEKELSQLYQAQNAFDSSNSLFETGEFSKALEYIDKVVLVFSPACTKAKLLKARLLIASKDYSSAISEAGYILKEEDDNLEALLLRGRAYYYLADHDVATRHYQLGLRLDPEHGELKKAYFGLKNLIKKTKSADDNASKGKLRLAVEEYKAAIALDPNHTAHNVNLHLGLCKVLVKLGRGQDAVTSCTEVLEIDGDSVEALTQRGEAKLLIEDWEGAVADLKSAYEKSPQDMNIREALMRAEKSLKLSQRKDWYKILGISKTASMSEIKKAYKKLALQWHPDKNVDNREEAEAKFREIAAAYEILGDEDKRTKYDRGEDIEEMGGMGGGGFNPFGGGQQFTFHFEGGFPGGGGEGGFPGGFGGFHF; from the exons ATGAAATTCTGCGGTTTTGATTTGGTGGCATGGAGGGGGTTTATGTTCTCGCTATTTATTCTCAATTTCGTGTTTTGTTGCCAGCTTATACTCCTGCAACCGCTTGTTGCTGCTATAG ATGGCAAAACTGGTGATGCTGCTGCTCTGTTTGAGAGAGTTTCAGAGAGTATAAAAATGAAGAAATATAGTGAAGCTCTTGCTGACCTTAATGCTGCTATAGGAGCAGATCCCGCGCTCTCCGAAGCGTATTGGCGTCGAGCATCTGTTCTTCGTCAGTTGTGCAG ATACGAAGAATCAGAGAAAAGCTACAAAAAGTTTCTGGAGATGAAACCTGGGAATTCGGTAGCTGAAAAGGAGCTTTCTCAGTTATATCAAGCTCAGAATGCCTTTGATTCATCTAACAGTCTGTTTGAGACAGGTGAATTTTCTAAAGCGCTGGAATATATCGATAAAGTTGTTCTCGTATTCTCCCCAGCATGCACCAAG GCCAAACTCCTTAAAGCTCGACTATTAATAGCATCCAAAGATTATTCAAGTGCTATATCTGAGGCAGGATACATTCTTAAAGAGGAGGATGATAATTTAGAGGCCTTACTCTTGCGTGGACGTGCGTACTATTATTTAGCTGATCACGATGTTGCCACCAG GCATTACCAGTTGGGTCTTCGTCTCGACCCCGAGCATGGTGAATTGAAGAAAGcatattttggattgaaaaacTTGATCAAAAAGACTAAAAGT GCAGATGATAATGCAAGCAAGGGTAAGCTTCGCCTGGCGGTGGAGGAATATAAAGCAGCTATTGCCTTAGATCCAAACCACACTGCACATAATGTGAACCTTCATCTTGGTCTGTGTAAGGTCTTGGTGAAGCTTGGTAGGGGGCAGGATGCTGTGACAAGTTGCACTGAAGTACTTGAAATTGATGGGGATTCAGTTGAAGCTCTAACACAG AGGGGTGAAGCTAAGCTTTTAATTGAAGATTGGGAAGGAGCTGTGGCTGATCTAAAATCAGCCTATGAGAAGTCACCCCAG GATATGAATATCCGTGAAGCTTTAATGAGAGCTGAAAAATCATTGAAATTGAGCCAACGGAAGGATTGGTACAAAATCTTGGGAATTTCGAAAACCGCATCCATGTCAGAGATTAAGAAAGCTTACAAGAAGCTTGCCTTGCAGTGGCATCCAGACAAGAATGTCGACAATAGAGAAGAAGCAGAAGCCAAATTTCGAGAAATAGCAGCTGCGTATGAG ATTCTTGGTGATGAAGATAAACGCACGAAATATGACAGAGGTGAAGATATTGAGGAGATGGGAGGCATGGGTGGAGGAGGATTTAATCCTTTCGGAGGAGGCCAGCAATTCACATTCCACTTTGAAGGAGGGTTTCCTGGAGGGGGAGGGGAAGGGGGCTTTCCCGGTGGATTTGGAGGCTTTCATTTCTAA
- the LOC140888189 gene encoding uncharacterized protein: MGLKGGNVLILDKHGGSQVVKDGITVANTIVFDNKLQPVRRSPITSHHRQDAVVFPIGDSSLSAETLANRLDGTCAIVLIKCLHEYASHCRLARMPPKLLQTCMRIAVNDVVRILNDITTHCDAKKIAKVATIYAGGDEDIGHLIVETIDKDANTHGLQVEKIMKLAVHVRNDQPKSHIGNLRERSWINIWNDISIGMRPFGCVLKNQNHEEMENPLILIHLNKISSEQGILEGN; encoded by the exons ATGGGACTGAAAGGAGGGAATGTACTGATATTAGACAAACATGGTGGCAGCCAAGTGGTTAAGGATGGCATCACCGTGGCGAATACCATAGTGTTCGACAACAAA CTCCAGCCCGTTCGTCGTTCACCAATCACCAGTCACCACCGGCAAGATGCAGTCGTCTTTCCAATCGGGGATTCTTCCTTGTCTGCAGAAACTCTGGCCAACAGGTTGG ATGGAACTTGTGCTATTGTGCTCATAAAATGTTTGCATGAGTATGCCAGTCATTGCCGGCTCGCGAGGATGCCACCAAAGTTACTACAAACATGCATGCGCATTGCTGTGAATGATGTGGTCCGCATCTTAAATGATATAACGACGCATTGTGATGCTAAAAAGATTGCCAAG GTCGCCACTATTTATGCTGGTGGCGACGAAGACATTGGCCACTTGATTGTAGAGACCATTGATAAA GATGCAAACACACATGGGCTTCAAGTTGAGAAGATAATGAAACTGGCAGTTCATGTTAGGAATGATCAACcaaagtcccacattggaaaTTTAAGAGAAAGATCATGGATTAatatatggaatgatatctCCATTGGTATGAGGCCTTTTGGGTGTGTTCTCAAAAATCAAAACCATGAG GAAATGGAGAATCCTCTCATCTTGATTCACTTGAATAAGATATCAAGCGAGCAAGGGATTCTTGAAGGCAACTAA
- the LOC140887650 gene encoding zinc finger protein JACKDAW-like isoform X1, producing MMSGDVFSVPISSTKIFPQELEQNPNPKPTSNKKRRNLPGTPDPDAEVIALSPTTLMAKNRFLCEICNKGFQRDQNLQLHRRGHNLPWKLKQRANKDQIKKKVYICPEKTCVHHDPARALGDLTGVKKHFSRKHGEKKWKCEKCSKKYAVQSDWKAHSKTCGTREYKCDCGTLFSRRDSFITHRAFCDALAEESSRITASAPNLNFGNDSNSNLIMNSQLNNLAQRFSNSGSGIHHLNPTSFVGAGNSVLMEHHQQKPRLSLWLDLQTNSQLINNNNPMDHQSSNLYIPSNNPTPFPDQIMQMSSNFGSNYANNNLSLSPLPPPQNQLKEETMIMNKGSCTNTLMADSLASLYNSDHQNQTHNNPSKSSNSIPMSATALLQKAAQMGSTKSNPALFGNTTTHAVGLMNSSSSSSAASPSANTLSFNNPFTQNRSELHQVFGKNPDQISVNPTCMKEASGNKMMNFGSSTSGALMNLDSGLRGVDQNGLTRDFLGMGGGDDGGGGGGGGGPMFFPQELANLASMSSAMVLSHFSSNHHQLS from the exons ATGATGTCTGGTGATGTGTTTTCTGTACCCATTTCTTCAACCAAAATCTTCCCTCAAGAATTAGAGCAaaaccctaaccctaaacccaCCTCAaacaagaagagaagaaacTTACCAGGAACCCCTG ATCCAGATGCAGAAGTCATCGCCCTCTCACCCACCACACTCATGGCTAAGAACAGATTCCTGTGCGAAATCTGCAACAAAGGTTTCCAGAGAGACCAAAACCTTCAGCTCCACAGAAGAGGCCACAACCTCCCATGGAAGCTGAAGCAAAGAGCAAACAAAGACCAGATCAAGAAGAAAGTTTACATTTGCCCAGAAAAAACCTGCGTGCACCACGACCCGGCTCGGGCCCTTGGGGATTTGACCGGAGTCAAGAAACATTTCAGCAGGAAACATGGCGAGAAGAAGTGGAAATGTGAGAAATGTTCCAAGAAATATGCAGTCCAGTCTGATTGGAAAGCTCACTCCAAGACCTGTGGGACTAGAGAGTACAAATGTGACTGTGGCACACTGTTTTccag gAGAGATAGTTTCATCACACACAGAGCTTTCTGTGATGCTTTAGCTGAGGAGAGTTCAAGAATCACAGCATCGGCACCGAATCTGAACTTCGGCAACGACTCAAATTCGAATCTGATCATGAATTCACAGCTCAACAATTTGGCTCAAAGATTTTCGAATTCCGGATCAGGGATTCATCATCTCAATCCAACTAGTTTCGTGGGTGCAGGAAACTCAGTACTTATGGAACATCATCAGCAGAAGCCAAGATTATCACTGTGGTTGGATCTTCAAACAAATTCTCAACTCATCAACAACAATAATCCCATGGATCATCAAAGTTCAAATCTTTATATTCCCTCGAATAATCCAACTCCATTTCCTGATCAAATCATGCAAATGTCATCCAATTTCGGTTCAAACTACGCGAATAATAATCTCTCCTTATCTCCATTGCCTCCACCGCAAAACCAGCTGAAAGAGGAGACTATGATCATGAACAAAGGGAGCTGCACAAACACATTAATGGCGGATTCTTTAGCATCCCTTTACAACTCCgatcatcaaaatcaaacccacaacaatccatcaaaatcTTCCAATTCGATTCCCATGTCCGCCACCGCATTGCTACAGAAAGCAGCTCAAATGGGTTCCACCAAAAGCAATCCGGCTCTCTTCGGCAACACTACTACTCATGCCGTCGGTTTGAtgaattcttcttcttcatcttctgCAGCTTCTCCCTCTGCAAACACTCTATCTTTCAACAATCCTTTTACTCAGAACAGAAGCGAATTACACCAGGTTTTCGGGAAGAACCCGGATCAGATTAGCGTCAATCCCACCTGCATGAAAGAAGCTTCCGGGAACAAGATGATGAATTTCGGCTCTTCTACGAGTGGTGCGTTGATGAATTTGGATTCCGGGTTGCGTGGGGTGGATCAGAACGGTTTGACGAGGGATTTTCTTGGTATGGGCGGCGGAGATGACGGCGGCGGAGGAGGAGGCGGAGGCGGCCCTATGTTTTTCCCGCAGGAGCTGGCGAATTTGGCTTCGATGAGTTCGGCTATGGTGCTGAGCCACTTCAGTAGCAATCATCATCAGCtctcttaa